Genomic DNA from Mesorhizobium sp. 131-2-1:
GCGAGCTCGGTCCAGGCCCTGACCAGCATCGGGTCGAGCTCCAGCGCGCGGGCAAACAGCCGGATCGCCTCCGCATTGCCGGCGCGGCTGAAGGTGTTGTGCTGCTCGACACCCAGCAGATAGAGATCATAGGCGCGCAGGCTGGCGGGCGGCTTACGGCGAACCGCGTTGCGCCCGATCGTGGCGATGGCTCCGAAACAGCCGGCGAGCACATTGATGACGCTTTCGGTCAGGCTGTCCTGCAGCGCGAAGATATCCTCGACCGGACGGTCGTAGCGCTCGCGCCACAGGCTGACGCCGGTCCCGGCGTCGGCAAGCTCCATCGTCAGCCGGACCCGCCGGTCGTCGGCGCGCAACTGGCCAGACAAGATGTAGGCAACGCCCAGCGCCCTGCCATCGGCGGCGAAGTCGGCCGGCTTGCTGCCCAGCGCCTTCATGGTGTGGAAGGCGATGACCGGAAGGTCCGCATAGCGCGCAAGGTCCACGGTGATGTCCGACGACAGGCCGTCGGCGAAGCGGCGCCAGTGCTCTTCGGCGCTCAGGCATTCGATCGGGAATATCGCCAGCACCGGCGAGGCGCCGGGCAAGGCCGACGGCTTGTCCGACACGGCACCGGCGACGCCATTGACATGCGCGGCAAGCGCCACCTTGTTGCGGACGCCGAGCTTCTCGTAGATCGCGGCCAGATGGGTGCGCACGGTCGACGGCGCAATGAACAGCGCCTCGCCGATCTCGCGATAGGTCAGGCCGGCCGCGAATTTTTCGGCCACGACGCGCTCACGCTCGGACAGGACCGGCGAGGACGGTGAAGACATGGCCGCTGTAACGTTGTGGTTCATGCCGATCCCTTGCCCGCGGACGCACGCGCTATCAACGCCTGCCGCGACAAAATACTACAAATGCAGGACCCAAAACACCGCATCTGGCCGATGGCTCGCCAGCCGCTGGAGGTCCAGGCTCCCCGTATACCC
This window encodes:
- a CDS encoding LuxR C-terminal-related transcriptional regulator, giving the protein MNHNVTAAMSSPSSPVLSERERVVAEKFAAGLTYREIGEALFIAPSTVRTHLAAIYEKLGVRNKVALAAHVNGVAGAVSDKPSALPGASPVLAIFPIECLSAEEHWRRFADGLSSDITVDLARYADLPVIAFHTMKALGSKPADFAADGRALGVAYILSGQLRADDRRVRLTMELADAGTGVSLWRERYDRPVEDIFALQDSLTESVINVLAGCFGAIATIGRNAVRRKPPASLRAYDLYLLGVEQHNTFSRAGNAEAIRLFARALELDPMLVRAWTELAYAYSIQAGNCFGHDPRGSIEKWRAAVENAIRLDPSDSCACNCLGDLMGCLGDLEAAERAYQRAYEYGSNHADTLALLAGSKALVAGDPAEAILLMERAMRLNPLAAPWYFGMQGRVLFCAGRHREAIASLRRSTPDSPNVLMFLALAHAASGEDAEAAGYVARLAAEFPDFSIEGFISGYPVTNPGAVKAIRTAAKLAGLG